The Toxorhynchites rutilus septentrionalis strain SRP chromosome 3, ASM2978413v1, whole genome shotgun sequence genome includes a region encoding these proteins:
- the LOC129775569 gene encoding autophagy-related protein 9A: MAKPDPRTYDTLTNQETNPFTDTNKRSPTIEEEETPQSSGLVIHIVPETNKTRWNHIEDLDSFFTRVYCYHQKHGFYVMMLQRVFELFQFMFVVVLLTYMSNCIDYSVLFNDKDEPHKITLADAMSTPAECVVKLGAINWIVLTLASVFWTFRLFRFFYHFLQFYDIKLFFNTALKIDDADLDNLTWHEVQKRIREVQSEIQMSINKEQLTELDIYHRILRFKNYMVAMMNKSLLPSTIQLPFLGSVVCLSQALRYNVGFILFWGPWSPFESNWHLREEFKRSNRRIELANRLGNHIMWVAVANFILSPFIFLCQLMYFFFNYVDLIKKEPGTLGVRCWSQYGKLYLRHFNELDHELDARLTRAYRPAVKYMNSFSSPLLTVIARNVAFACGGVASLIFLLAVYDEDVLQVQHVFTIFTVLGAASVISRSMIPDENMIWCPEQLLRNVLAHVHYLPAAWRGHAHSNLVRGQFEQFFQLKAMYILNELFSPFVAPFVLLCFLKPKALDLVDFFRNFTVDVVGVGDVCSFAQMDVRKHGNPDWQVTNSAIEKKSTANTPDVENNQYTQGEHGKTELSLVHFTLTNPTWQMPPEAKHFVQGIKRYAMQDLNKQRGALYAGTTTTNLMAQSLLSVESLGDQYRSIIQPILQTHNLSNSQQLGMSMNLGGLGSPPPSTSVLPPGQFQQSTAHSHYQYNSPPAFDFERMLQQNLTDGSTAPLRSTILHDINENDDDDDEEGGATAASAASQMPQSCFTPGVGTGGLDPRTTMSFTTRGGMSRREGPAQGSHNGLLTSLCGDIPPSHPTPHEMTTADMCLSTLYLHELHHMHMRRRGASLRTDPSHRQAWQRPHQEQSPPHVLPSTSGVTTSGFAAERTPLLSSKKS, translated from the exons ATGGCGAAACCGGACCCGAGAACATATGATACTCTGACGAATCAGGAGACGAATCCTTTCACCGACACGAACAAGCGATCACCCACGATCGAAGAAGAGGAAACGCCTCAAAGCAGTGGTTTGGTTATCCATATCGTGCCGGAAACTAACAAAA CACGATGGAACCACATAGAAGATTTGGATTCGTTTTTCACCCGTGTCTATTGCTATCATCAAAAGCATGGATTCTACGTGATGATGCTGCAGAGGGTGTTCGAGTTGTTCCAGTTTATGTTCGTTGTGGTTCTTCTAACATATATGAGTAACTGTATAGACTATAGCGTGCTCTTCAA CGACAAAGACGAACCACACAAAATAACGCTTGCGGATGCGATGTCGACACCGGCGGAATGCGTGGTCAAGTTAGGCGCCATCAATTGGATTGTACTGACACTGGCGAGCGTTTTCTGGACCTTCCGCCTGTTCAGATTCTTTTACCATTTTCTCCAGTTTTACGATATTAAATTGTTCTTCAATACAGCACTGAAGATAGATGAC GCTGATTTAGACAATCTAACATGGCACGAAGTCCAAAAGCGAATACGAGAAGTGCAATCAGAGATACAGATGAGCATCAACAAGGAACAACTGACTGAGCTAGATATTTATCATAGAATTCTGAG ATTCAAAAACTACATGGTTGCAATGATGAACAAATCACTTCTCCCATCGACGATTCAGTTGCCATTTTTAGGATCCGTGGTTTGCCTAAGCCAAGCGTTGCGCTATAACGTTGGATTTATTTTATTCT gGGGACCATGGTCTCCTTTCGAGAGTAACTGGCATCTGCGAGAGGAGTTCAAACGTTCCAATCGACGGATTGAACTGGCAAACCGTCTGGGGAACCACATCATGTGGGTTGCGGTGGCCAATTTCATTCTTTCGCCCTTCATCTTTCTGTGTCAGCTGatgtattttttcttcaactatgTGGAT tTGATAAAAAAAGAGCCTGGAACCCTGGGTGTTCGGTGCTGGTCACAGTATGGCAAGCTATACCTGCGCCATTTCAACGAATTGGATCACGAGTTGGACGCCAGGCTTACAAGGGCCTACCGTCCCGCTGTAAAATACATGAATTCATTCTCATCCCCATTGCTAACAGTGATTGCAAG GAACGTAGCGTTTGCTTGTGGCGGCGTAGCATCTCTAATATTTCTTTTGGCGGTGTATGATGAGGATGTACTGCAGGTTCAGCATGTATTCACCATTTTCACTGTTTTGGGCGCAGCCAGCGTTATTTCCAG ATCAATGATCCCAGATGAAAATATGATTTGGTGTCCGGAGCAGTTGCTGCGAAATGTACTAGCGCATGTGCACTATCTACCGGCAGCTTGGCGTGGCCATGCTCATAGTAACCTGGTCCGAGGGCAATTTGAACAGTTCTTTCAACTTAAAGCT ATGTACATATTGAATGAATTGTTCAGCCCTTTCGTGGCACCGTTTGTGCTGCTATGCTTTCTCAAACCGAAAGCGCTCGATTTGGTAGACTTCTTTCGTAACTTCACCGTAGACGTGGTTGGAGTTGGTGATGTGTGTTCCTTTGCTCAAATGGATGTTCGGAAGCATGGTAATCCCGACTGGCAGGTTACGAATAGCGCTATTGAAAAGAAGTCCACCGCAAATACCCCAGACGTTGAAAATAATCAATACACCCAGGGTGAACATGGAAAAACAGAACTTTCGTTGGTACATTTTACTCTAACCAATCCCACGTGGCAAATGCCACCGGAGGCCAAACATTTTGTACAAGGAATCAAGCGTTACGCTATGCAGGATCTCAACAAACAGCGCGGTGCGCTGTATGCTGGTACAACGACGACCAATCTGATGGCTCAGAGCCTTCTGTCGGTGGAAAGCCTTGGCGATCAGTACAGATCAATCATCCAGCCCATTCTGCAAACTCACAATCTCTCCAACTCGCAACAGTTGGGAATGTCTATGAACCTTGGAGGACTAGGCTCACCTCCACCGTCAACATCCGTTCTTCCGCCGGGACAATTTCAGCAATCTACTGCACACTCCCATTATCAGTACAACTCACCGCCTGCATTCGATTTCGAACGTATGTTACAGCAGAATCTTACTGATGGTAGCACTGCTCCTCTCAGGAGCACCATCCTGCATGACATCAATGAAAATGATGACGACGATGATGAGGAAGGCGGAGCTACTGCCGCATCCGCCGCCAGTCAGATGCCTCAGTCTTGTTTTACTCCGGGAGTTGGTACGGGTGGATTAGATCCCAGAACTACGATGAGTTTCACCACTAGGGGTGGCATGAGTCGGAGAGAAGGACCCGCACAAGGTTCACATAATGGACTACTGACGAG TTTGTGTGGTGATATTCCACCCTCGCATCCAACACCGCACGAAATGACTACGGCGGATATGTGTCTTAGCACTTTGTACCTTCACGAGTTGCATCATATGCAC ATGCGACGACGCGGCGCTAGTTTACGCACCGACCCAAGCCATCGACAAGCGTGGCAGCGACCGCACCAGGAGCAATCGCCCCCACACGTTCTGCCGAGCACCAGTGGGGTCACTACTTCGGGCTTCGCAGCCGAACGGACACCCCTGCTCAGCAGTAAAAAGTCATAG